A single genomic interval of Sulfurimonas sp. C5 harbors:
- a CDS encoding CZB domain-containing protein, which produces MKKNEMLEAIALAKETHQRQMDKIKQIIKGKDVEEPTALGKMECECGQWFYSNKDTMTQILGHQLFERLDKIHEQWHKDYARVYQIHQKLQKKKTSLLSKVFNGSISSLDADKLKLYYKELSQITDDMFREADTALRRVAALPDSKFK; this is translated from the coding sequence ATGAAAAAAAATGAGATGTTAGAAGCAATTGCACTTGCAAAAGAAACTCATCAAAGACAGATGGATAAGATTAAACAGATTATCAAAGGTAAAGATGTTGAAGAACCGACAGCACTTGGGAAAATGGAGTGTGAGTGTGGACAATGGTTTTACTCAAATAAAGATACAATGACACAAATTCTGGGCCATCAACTTTTTGAACGTTTAGACAAAATCCATGAGCAATGGCATAAAGATTATGCTAGAGTTTATCAGATCCATCAGAAGCTGCAGAAAAAAAAGACAAGTTTATTATCTAAAGTTTTTAATGGAAGTATAAGCAGTTTAGATGCTGATAAATTAAAACTATATTATAAAGAGCTCTCACAAATTACAGATGATATGTTTCGTGAAGCAGATACAGCGCTGCGTAGAGTAGCGGCATTGCCGGATAGTAAATTTAAATAG
- a CDS encoding PAS domain-containing protein produces MARPTPIDKEKILDPKKYIVSKTDAKGIIEYGNDYFVEISGYSESELIGKPHNIIRHPDMPKVVFKMMWDRINRAQNIMAVVKNMAKDGSYYWVVTEFEPKVDPITNEIISHTAFRKAAPKKAVEVMEPIYQKLIEIEKEGGMEASEKYLRGFLEEKNLTYDQFIDNLVGNKGLFKIFFSAMKKLFS; encoded by the coding sequence ATGGCACGTCCAACTCCTATCGATAAAGAGAAAATATTAGACCCTAAAAAATATATTGTTTCCAAAACAGATGCCAAAGGGATCATAGAATATGGAAATGATTATTTTGTAGAAATTTCAGGCTATTCAGAATCGGAACTAATAGGTAAACCTCATAACATTATCCGTCATCCAGATATGCCAAAAGTGGTATTTAAGATGATGTGGGATCGCATTAACCGTGCACAAAACATTATGGCAGTCGTAAAAAACATGGCAAAAGACGGCAGTTATTATTGGGTTGTCACCGAATTTGAACCTAAGGTAGACCCTATTACAAACGAGATTATCTCGCACACCGCCTTTAGAAAAGCTGCTCCTAAAAAAGCTGTAGAAGTGATGGAGCCGATCTATCAAAAACTGATTGAAATTGAAAAAGAAGGGGGTATGGAAGCAAGTGAAAAATATCTTCGCGGCTTCTTAGAAGAGAAGAATCTAACCTATGATCAATTCATTGATAATCTTGTTGGAAACAAAGGTCTTTTCAAAATCTTTTTCTCTGCTATGAAAAAACTATTTTCATAA